The DNA region CCAAAAACCAACGTCAAAGGACAGGAATGGGGAAAGGGAGGCAGGCAGCATGAATGAGCTGTGACCAAAGTCAGGGACGGTGCCACCCCTAACACCAAGGCAGCTATGGGCTCCCCTCCCCTGGAATCCCACCTGGACTGGGGAGGAATTTCTCTTAGCCCCGACCCACCTGCCCACCTGGGACGGGCCACTCACCCCCGCAGCAACTTGAAGAGCATGCACCCCAGAGAGAACCAGTCGGCACTGCTGTCGTAGGCTACGCCCTTCTGCAGGACCTCCGGAGCCATGTACCCGTGGGTGCCCCTGTGGGAGCAAGGGGCCATGAGCGGGAgtggtgaggggtggggagggagagggtgggggGCACTCACACGCTGGCATGGGGCTTCTTCTTGGAGAAGTCGCAGGCCAGGCCCAGGTCCGAGATCCGCACGTGGCCATGCTCGTCCAGAAGGATGTTGGCCGGCTGTGGAGGAAGCCCAGTGAGCTGCCCAGGGCAGCTCAGGATGGGGCCCGGCCAGGCAAGATGCCAGCTGGGTCACTGCTTCACTGGAGAGGACGATGGCTTCCCAAGGAAAGGGCAAAGGTGGGGTCCTCTCTCTTGTCCCCAGCCACAACCTGGACCCAGAGAGTGGCTCGGTGGGAAGGGCAGGGGCGGAGATGGGAAGACAAGGGGCAGCCATGTCCCAGGAGCTCCACTCCTCTGGGCCTGGTGGCCAGGATGCTGAGAAGAAGGAGAGGACAGCTACAGAGGCCCAGCCTAGGGACAGCAGGGCGCTCACCTTCAGGTCCCGGTAGACCACGAAGCGGTTGTGCATGTGCTCCAGGCCCAGGATGATCTCGGCCGCATAGAAGCGCATGTCCGCCTCTGAGAAGACCCCATGCTGGGACAGGTGGTAGTGCAGGTCCCCACCTGAGGGAGGCAGCCCCACAGGCAGCATTCAGCATCTTGTCCCAGCCTCCCatgcctgggcccagcccacccTGGGGCAGGGCCAGCACTCACCATTCATGAGGTCCAGGATGAAGCTGAGCTTGTCTGGTGTGTGGAACGCGTACGACATGCAGACGATGAATGGGCAGTCCTGGGAGGGGAGAAATGAGGGGAGGGGCAGTCAGCAGGGGTGCCCGGGGTTCCAGAGCCTCAGCGGCAGCCCAGCCCACCCCACTCACCCCGGTGCTGACGAGTGAGAGCATGATGCGCTCGTTCAGGGCCAGGGTCTCCCCCTGCTTCATCTTGATGCGCTTTTTGTCCAGGCACTTCATGGCGTACCTGCAGGGCAGAGGTCAGCAATCAACACCAACCCTGGGAGCAGGGGCCCAGGGCTGCCTCTGGGGGCGCTTGAGGGAAAGATTAGACCCAGGACCAGCATGTGGCACAAATAAGAGACAGGGAGGGCTGGGGCCAGAGGAGCCTGCAGGGGTAACAGCATGGCAAGACAGGAGTGCATGGGGCAGCAGGTAGCCCTGTGAGGAACCCAGACCGTCAGGGCCCCCCAGGAGCCTGGCTCCCCCAGACATCCCCCCGCGCCGAGCAGGGTGCTCACATCTTGCCTGTGTCGGCCTTCCGGCACCCATAGACCTCGCCGAAGCCCCCGCGCCCGATGATGCGATGCACGCTGAAGTCATTCATGGTCAGCTGAGGGGCAGGGACAGCTGCGGTCACCACAGGCTGCCCTGGCCCAGTCCTGGGGCAGAGGCACCTGGGCAGCAGGGGCTGGCCCCATGCCAGGGTCCCCATACCCATGTCCTGGCCATCCTTGCCATACACTtacctgctccagcctccccatGCCAGGATCCTGGCCCTGACCCCCATAGCCACGGCCCTGGGGGCTAAAGGATAGATACCCCCTgacctccccactcccagccaaGCCTCAGGCCCAGCTCCCGGGAGAGGAGCAGCAGGGTGCCCAGCTTTCCATGCCCCCCCCAGGCCCACTCACGTGGATGTTGAGCTCCACATTCTTCCACTGGCAAAACCGTGTGAACTTATCGCTGGAAGAGAAGAATCTGGGCTCATGGGCCACTCAGAATGTGGGAAGGATGATGCTGTTGTAAGCCTGCCCCACCCAGCAGTCACTCCCTGGGGTCCCGTGAGGGTAGATGTGGAAACATCATGAGCTTTAATGTCCTCTTCCGGGAATGATATATTGAGGGCCTGCCCACCCACAGTGCCAGCCAGGGCTGCTTAGGTGCCCAGCACGGCCCTCAGCCACCTGGCTGTGGCTTCCTGCTGGAATCAGATCCACACAGAGACGAGGTCTTCCAGTCTAACCCAGACTTCCTGCTACCATATCCTTGACAAGTGCATCTCCCATACCTGCTTGCATACCTCCAGTGACATAGAGCTCACTCTATGGCTGGGCAGCAGTGACCCTAAAAAAGCTGCTCCCTAAAGCTAGCTGAAATCTGCCTACAATTCCCACCCACCGCGCCAACTCTGGCTACGAGGGTCACGGGGGCTGTGTGCTCTCCTGGGCCCACCCCTACCACGACCCTGATGCTTCTCAGCCCGGGTGGGCCAGCAAGGTGCTATACAGCCCATGGGAAAGAGACACAGGGGGCGCAGCTCTCCTAGGTCCCTGGAGCTCCCTGGAGCTAGGAGACTGCCTGGGATGGGCTTTGAGCTGTCTGGTGCTGAGGATGGCAGTGTGGGAGAAGATGGCCTGCAGCCTGTCTGACCTCTCAGGAGTCCTTGCAAGGGGGCCACTGACGGGCCAGCCACCTGCCTGCTCAGGGCCTAATGAAGGCTGGCTTCTGCCCTCCACACCAGCCACACCCTTCTGAGAGCAGCCCCTCCCTCCCCATTCCTCTCCTACACTGCCCCGCTCTCACCTCTCGATGAATTTCTGGAACACGTCCCCGCGGAGGTTCTGACAAATCTCTTCGATGTATGGCTAAGGGAGGAAGCTGGAAGTTGGTGACTGAGCCCTGAGAGACCATGgctgcccaggccccacccccagctgACCAGGTTCGTTGACCCAGGGCTGTCCAAGATGACTTTGCCTGGGCAGGGATCGGGAGGCACACACCTGGAAGAGATCTGGAGGCACCTGCTTCTTCCCCAGGTGGCCTTGGACATGCTCAGTGGCACTCTTCGAGAAGGGCTGGGGAAGACAGAGGTAGCCATGAATTCTCTGCAGGGTCCTCTTTTCCCCTCCCAATCTGCAGGTGACTCTGGGCCAGCACACGGGGCCAGCCGAGGACACTCACGTGCGAGCAGGCCAGCAGCTCCTTCATGATGTATGAGTCGAAGATCTCCCGGCTGCGTGCCACACGCTCCTCCTCTGTCTCCAGCTTCTCATACTTCTTGATCTGGAGAACAGGATTCCTGCAGGTCATCTATAGCCCAGCAGGGAATGGGGGTGCCCACACCAGGTGGCTTGTGGATTCCACAAAGCTGCCTCaacctccttccctttctccggGCAGCGCAGGGCCCGGGCCTCTGGGCCTCACCTCCTCGTAGAACTCCACCAAGGGCCTGGCCTCCTCCAGGTGGTTCAGGCAGAAGTCTCGGAAGAGCAGGTACCCTGAAGGCAACAGTGTAAGGTCACAGAGCCACGCCTCTCTCAGAGGCCTTCCCATCATTGCGGATAGTGTGGGTTGAGCTCCCTGGGCAGAAATGGCTATGGAGATGGCAAAGGTGGTCTCGGCCCCAGGCAAGGGGTGGGCCAGGCAGCCACTAAGGCTGCTGCCAACTTGAAGATACCTGGATTCTGGGTCAGGGCCCCTATGTTTCTACCCTCTTCCTGAAATCTGTTTCCCCAGGTGGCAGCTGGACGGCGATGGGTGAGGCAGAGGAGAGGGGGTGGCTCTGGCATCAGGGAGCCCTGGCTTGGCACCTGGGCCCCCACTCACTGTAGCCCAGGACCCTGTGCCTGCTCTGTGAGGCTGATACCCTGCACCGGGGTGGGCTGTACAGGTGCAACACGATCCAGTCTGGGGGCCCTGAGATGCTGTGGCCACCGGGGCCAGTTCAGCCTGCAGCATGGTGGGGAGGTTAGCAGGGGGCTCTGAGAGGCCACACCACTCCTCTGGACCCTGCCCCACTCCATTGTCTGGCTTATGGGCACAGTGGCCTAAGAAACAGGCAGGAAGGATGGGTCCAGTTGGGGAAACTAGGGCTCAGGGAGCTGGTCAGACACACTGCCTGTGGCAGAGACTCAAGCGGAACCCAGGACTACTCTACCAAGTGGCAAGTCCCTGGGAAAGAGGTTGGGGGCTGGGGCCTCAGGGCAGGGGGCATGGAAGGGGTATGGGCCACAGGGAACTGGAGAGGCAAGGTGGGCTGTGGGAGGGGCTCTCAGGGGACCCCAGATAGAGTGCCCTCATGCCTGAGTAAGGGGCCTGGGCCCGGGCCCAGGGACCTGGCCCCCAAGCACTACCCAGGGACAGAGGCCCTCCTCAGGCCTCCAGTCTGACATGGGTGAGCTGGCTCGAGCTGGTAGCCTCCCATGCCTTCGGGGACACCGCATGGGCACCTGGGTCAGAGCTGCGGCCATCACTTCAGTCCTCACTGCCTGGCCTTTAGAGCAGGGCCTTTGAGGAATGGAGACCAGGCTTCACAGTGGGCACAGTGCTCTCATCTGACTGTGACAGGCCTGCGCAGTGGGACTCATGAGTCCCATCTCCCAGATGAGGACACCagcaggctcagagagatgaagcaACTTGCCCGAGGGCACATGGCACAGGCCTGGGACCCAAACTCTGTGCTTCCTGACACACCGACTCCCCCAGGCTGACGTCCAATGCCTGATCCCATCAGGCCAGGATGCCCCCTGTCCAGAGCTGACCTCCTATTCTCAGGAAGGCCAAGTCAGAGCCATGTAGGGCTGGAGCCTGTTTCCTGAGACCTGCCCCAAGCCTGCCCTCCAGGCCAGTTCCAGAGGGTGGGTCGCATTAAACTTCTGACAGCAGGCATCAGACACCAGCTGGAGGAGGAATGGAGGGCCAGCGCCAGGCAGGTTGCTTACAAAGAGGGCCCatggggtggggcggggccaACCACAGCTCGGCAGGCGCCACAGGAAGGGCCCCGCCTCTTCCTGTCAGTTCTACCAACGGCCCAGAGCAGCTGCGGCCGAGCCAAGGGGAAGCTGcaactctcaaaaacaaaaaccccaaaggaGGAACTTCCCTGGCGGCCCTGGAAGACTCtgggcccccacccccaccacggGGCTCCCTGGGCCGATGGGCAGGGGCTAGGAGGCACGCAGGGTCACAGAGACTTGGAGCAACCCCTGGGGTCTCGCTGGCTGCTCCACCCTGAGTAGGTGGGAGGCCAAATCTCCAGAGAGTGGGGAACACGGCTGGGCTGACTGGGGTAGGGGCAAGAAGTTAAGCCTGGTGGCTGGCAGAACCACTGCCATACTCACCCAGCTTCTGGGAAAAGATCTTCTCAAAGGTCACCTCGCCCCGGTCTTCCAGGTACTTCTGCATGACACTGCGGATGCTGTAGGGCGGGGGGGGCACAGTAAGCAGAAGCCCCCAGAGCCTGTCGGGGCTGCAGGCCCAGAAATGTGAGCAGAGGACACTGCTGGTGGTGTCGCCACTCCCTCCAGGAAGGAGGCCACCATGTCAGGCCTACTCACCCCAGCCACAGGTCAAACCAGAGGgcttccaggaagcctttcccTGCACTGCCCCCGCCAGGCTGTGTCCCAAAGGCCAGGGTGGCCGGCAGGTGGCCCTCTGCTCAGAGGCCCACTGCCTGTAGGGTTTGGTCCCAGTGCTGCCACCGGCTGGCTTTGGGCACTTGGCCAAGTCACAAAAGCCAAACCTGGTTTGTGAGCAGATGAAAAGACACACATGTGGCATCTCCACACAGGGGCACATGGCTCGGCGGTAAAAAGGAATGAGGCACTGACAGGGGCCACAACGCGGATAACCCTTGAAAACATGAGGCTGAacgaagccagtcacaaagggtTGCCACATATTGTGGGAGTCCACTCACATGAACAAACCCACGGACACAGTATGCAGATCTGTGGCTGCCGGGGactggagagaaggagaggagtgACTGCCGGTGgggatggggtttctttttgggggggctggggagggagaggagtgactgctggtggggatggggtttctttttggggtaagGGTTGCATAACAtggtgaatatactaaaaaacactaAATTGTACAATAAAATGATGAACTTTGTATGAACTGCATCTCAATGTTTTAAATGGTGAGAAAAGGCCATGCCTTGGTCGTGTGTCCCTAGTACTTGGATATAAAATGTGACCCCTGCCCTGGGTTGCTTGGTATGGCTGTAGGGGAAGGACTGGCCACTGTGACCCCCAAAACCCAACCTGACACCCCCCACCCTGTCTATCTCACCCCCACAATGAGTGCTGTCTGGGAGAGCCACAACAGGcttcactcctggcctcaaataccACCTTACTGtcccctcctgccctctcctGGTCCAtctccagcccagccctgctgGTCTGTCCCGATGGCCAGCTGAGGCCTGTATCTGGTCCTCACTAATCTGGGCTCCTAGGGTAACGTGTAGCTGCCATACTGAGGGCATGTGCGGGGCTGGGGGCCTGTAGGGCCAACAACCTGAGCCCATGTCATGCTCACATGGCCCTGCAGGATCTATGGGGCCACCAGCAGGCCTCCTGGGAAAAGACTGCAGCTGGTGGAGATTTGGATCTGCAAGTCCAGATTCTCTGCTTGGCACGGCCCCTGCCTATCTGCACCCTGGCCCTGCCTGCCCCTAGGAGCCCAGTCCAGGGCTGGTTGGACTGGCCACCCAGGCTGTGGTCACAAAGACCTGCTGCACATCTACCCCTGAGGCACTGTGTACATCATGCCAAAGCCACCCCCTGCTCCAAGCAGCCCTGCCCAGGACATGGTTCTGAGCCTGTGGTACCAGACAGCATGTGCAGAAGCCTTGGGAAAGGAGGAGGCTTCTGGGTCTGGGGAGGCTGTGTGGAGAAGGCGGAACTCCCCTGGGTTCCTGGAGTGCAAGCAGGATCTCGGCAGGTGGCGAAGCCAGGGAGGTCGGTAGACATGGGAACAGGCAGGGGACAGTATGTCCAGGGATAAGCAAGAGGCCAATGGGGCAGGGGAGAGGTCACACAAAGGCCATGGCAAGGGGGAGGGCAGGGCCTTGCAAACCGGGGGGCTTCAGAGCCAAGGAGTGGGCGGGAGAGCAGGACTCAGGAGGCTCCATCCAGGGCAGCGGTAGCCCAACTCCACTGGAGGTGCTACGGGGAGGAAGCCCAGGCAGAGGCGACACTTTggcaggaagaaggggaagagggtGGGTGAGAGAAGGCTCAGGCTGTCGGGGACCAGGAGAAGGGTTATGAGTTCAGCCCCGTGAGGGCTTCCAGGCTTTGGGCCCGAGGGTCTGGAAGAACAGTGGCTCCAGCCAGAAGAGCCGTCTGCGGAGAGCAGCTCCAGGCAGCACTGACCTGGCCTGTGGACCCTGCCTGGCCACTGGCCTCAGGCTCGAGAGGGGGTCCTATCTGTTTCCGCTGAGCACTGTCCTTCTGGGAAGGGCTGCAGTGGACTCCCGGGCCTCGGCCCCTGCTCTCACTTGGTTCGAGCCTTCCTCAGGAAAAGCTGAGCAAGATAGCACGATAGCACGATAGCATGAGCACAGCAGGGTTGCCATGAGCACAGTCCCAAGGCCGTGACCCCCTCGCCTGCTCCTcagaggctgggaggggctgTGGCCTCTTCCAAAGTTGTCTCCAACAGGAAGCAGGGCACTGAAGACAAGGATGGGCCTAAGTGACCCTGAGTTCGCATCCTATGACTCCTTCAGAACAGACCCTGCCTGGATGGGAAGAGGAGGGTCAACGCCCTACCACCGGGGAGTCAGGATGCCCTCTGAGAACTGACAGGAGCTCCGAGGATGGGCCCCCCGTCCGTGCCAGCACACCCACCCCTTCAGGACATATGCCAGCTCACATCCACCAGCCACTGTCAAGGACATGTTTCCCGGCACGTGGGACTCCCAAGGACATAGGAAACGGTGGATGGAGACTGTGGTGTTTCACACACAGCAGGGGCTTCCTAAAAATCTCTTTAACTGAGAAAGACACAGTCCCTGCACTCAGCACCTGCAGACAGGAGGCCTGGGCCCTGGGCGGCCCTGGAGGCATAGGTTATGCACTGGAAAAACCAGAGCGTGGAGAAAACCCCAAGGCCAGGGGCCTGCATCTCACTTGGGAGGTGGGCCGGGAAGGCGGGACTCTGGTTCTGCACCAGATTTTTGGGTTCTGGGACATTTTGGTCCACAGAAGGGGatgaaaaaaagccaaaaaaaaaaaaaaaaaaatcacaaaatgccAGTCTTCTGAAATGCCTGTCTTCCGGGGCAGTGGAGGGTCAAACGAGTTTGATCAGGTGCTGGTCAAGCGGAAGGCAGCGACAGGCAGATGCAGATGACAGGCAAAGCAATTCTAGCCTGTAGGGGTCACCCACCAGGAGCTGGGCATGGTCCTGGGAATGGGGGCCACGGGGCTTCAGCAGTAAGTCCCACTGAGCCCCAGACTTGCTTCCTAAGAGCCTGCAAAAACGGTGCCAGCTTGGcagggcacggtagctcacacttgtaatcccagcacattgggaggccgaggcgggcgaatcatgaggtcaagagttcaagaccagtctgaccaacatggtgaaaccctgtctctactaaaaatataaaaattagccgggcatggtggcatgcgcctgtagtcccagctactcaggaggctgaggcagaagaatcacctgaaccctggagacggaggttgcagtgagcc from Rhinopithecus roxellana isolate Shanxi Qingling chromosome 15, ASM756505v1, whole genome shotgun sequence includes:
- the GRK2 gene encoding beta-adrenergic receptor kinase 1 isoform X2 codes for the protein MADLEAVLADVSYLMAMEKSKATPAARASKKILLPEPSIRSVMQKYLEDRGEVTFEKIFSQKLGYLLFRDFCLNHLEEARPLVEFYEEIKKYEKLETEEERVARSREIFDSYIMKELLACSHPFSKSATEHVQGHLGKKQVPPDLFQPYIEEICQNLRGDVFQKFIESDKFTRFCQWKNVELNIHLTMNDFSVHRIIGRGGFGEVYGCRKADTGKMYAMKCLDKKRIKMKQGETLALNERIMLSLVSTGDCPFIVCMSYAFHTPDKLSFILDLMNGGDLHYHLSQHGVFSEADMRFYAAEIILGLEHMHNRFVVYRDLKPANILLDEHGHVRISDLGLACDFSKKKPHASVGTHGYMAPEVLQKGVAYDSSADWFSLGCMLFKLLRGHSPFRQHKTKDKHEIDRMTLTMAVELPDSFSPELRSLLEGLLQRDVNRRLGCLGRGAQEVKESPFFRSLDWQMVFLQKYPPPLIPPRGEVNAADAFDIGSFDEEDTKGIKRWQQEVAETVFDTINAETDRLEARKKAKNKQLGHEEDYALGKDCIMHGYMSKMGNPFLTQWQRRYFYLFPNRLEWRGEGEAPQSLLTMEEIQSVEETQIKERKCLLLKIRGGKQFVLQCDSDPELVQWKKELRDAYREAQQLVQRVPKMKNKPRSPVVELSKVPLVQRGSANGL
- the GRK2 gene encoding beta-adrenergic receptor kinase 1 isoform X1 — its product is MADLEAVLADVSYLMAMEKSKATPAARASKKILLPEPSIRSVMQKYLEDRGEVTFEKIFSQKLGYLLFRDFCLNHLEEARPLVEFYEEIKKYEKLETEEERVARSREIFDSYIMKELLACSHPFSKSATEHVQGHLGKKQVPPDLFQPYIEEICQNLRGDVFQKFIESDKFTRFCQWKNVELNIHLTMNDFSVHRIIGRGGFGEVYGCRKADTGKMYAMKCLDKKRIKMKQGETLALNERIMLSLVSTGDCPFIVCMSYAFHTPDKLSFILDLMNGGDLHYHLSQHGVFSEADMRFYAAEIILGLEHMHNRFVVYRDLKPANILLDEHGHVRISDLGLACDFSKKKPHASVGTHGYMAPEVLQKGVAYDSSADWFSLGCMLFKLLRGHSPFRQHKTKDKHEIDRMTLTMAVELPDSFSPELRSLLEGLLQRDVNRRLGCLGRGAQEVKESPFFRSLDWQMVFLQKYPPPLIPPRGEVNAADAFDIGSFDEEDTKGIKLLDSDQELYRNFPLTISERWQQEVAETVFDTINAETDRLEARKKAKNKQLGHEEDYALGKDCIMHGYMSKMGNPFLTQWQRRYFYLFPNRLEWRGEGEAPQSLLTMEEIQSVEETQIKERKCLLLKIRGGKQFVLQCDSDPELVQWKKELRDAYREAQQLVQRVPKMKNKPRSPVVELSKVPLVQRGSANGL